The nucleotide sequence GCTTCTTAAACGGACTGTCTAGCTCGTTTCAGGAATTCGGTATAGTCTTTTCAGGGCATCACCTGTGCTATAAATTGCTAAAAACTGCAACGAATAGAGCAATAGCTGATAAATATCCTAAATTTTCAAATGAATGTTATCGTCAAATCTCGATAATGGAAGAAGAACAATCATGCTAGGGTGTTATTTTTATTATATAGGGCAGAAATGAGTGCTTGCGCTTAGCGCTCAACCTTTAAGTGCATAAATAACCCTGACCATACTTTAACGATCATCGCACAACAAGTAGGTAATTATGATTTTCGCTATTCACCAAAGTAAGGGCAATCCTAAAGTATACTTATTCACCAGGGAGCGAGACGATCTTTCAATGGTACCAGAAGGTATTCTTGAACAATTGGGGAAAATACAATTTCTCAGAAATTCGCGCGA is from Solidesulfovibrio magneticus RS-1 and encodes:
- a CDS encoding YcgL domain-containing protein, encoding MIFAIHQSKGNPKVYLFTRERDDLSMVPEGILEQLGKIQFLRNSRDPAHETDIISLRHKEIVARIAADGYCVMKL